In Methanobacterium sp., the sequence AGACATAGTTCCCGGACATATTCATCTAAAACAAATTGCTGATGCAGTTAAAATGGGAATCAGCCAGGCCGGAGGTGTTCCTTTTGAGTTCAGCACTATGGCTATTTGTGATGGAATTGCCATGAACCATGAGGGAATGCGTTATTCACTGGCCAGTCGTGAAATCGTGGCTGACACCGTGGAGAGCATGGCCCAGGCCCACAGTCTGGATGCCCTGGTTCTTATACCCACCTGTGATAAGATCGTGCCAGGTATGCTGATGGCTGCTGCCCGCCTGGACATACCATCTATAGTGGTTACCGGTGGTCCTATGCTCCCTGGAGAATACAAAGGGGAAGCTGTAGACCTAATCAATGTTTTCGAAGCAGTGGGTAAGGTTTCCGCAGGGAAGATGAGTGAAGAAGAACTGGATGAACTGGAACGTTGCGCCTGTCCTGGAGCAGGATCATGTGCAGGACTCTTCACTGCCAACAGTATGGCCTGTTTAACTGAGGCCATGGGAATGAGTCTGCCCTACTGTGCCACCACCCATGCTGTGGATTCCCGTAAGATCCAGCTGGCCCGGGAATCCGGGGAGAAAATAATGGAACTGGTGGAGAAGAACATCACCCCCTCCATGATCATGACCCAGGATGCCTTTAACAACGCCGTGGTGGTGGATCTGGCCCTGGGAGGATCCAGCAACACCGCACTGCACCTACCCGCCATAGCCCATGAGCTAAGAGATAAGGGAGTTGAAGTTAATTTAGAGCTTTTCGATAGTTACAGTCGCAAAATACCACATCTGGCTGCAATCAGCCCCTCAGGTAAACATACCATGCTTGACCTGCACAAGGCCGGAGGCATACCTGCTGTGTTAAAGGTTTTAGGAGATAAGATCGTTCAGGGTGCCCTTACCTGTACTGGTGAATCCATGGGAAACAACATCAGTGCAGCTGAAGTTCTAGATAGTACAGTTATACACCCAATGGACAGCCCGGTGCACCAGGAAGGCGGTATTGCCGTTTTAAAAGGTAGTTTAGCCCCTAACGGTTCTGTGGTGAAGCAGGCCGCGGTTAACCCAGACATGTTAACCCATGAGGGTCCTGCTAAAGTCTTTAACAGTGAAGAAGAAGCCACCAAAGCCATATTTCAGGGTAAGATCCAGGAACAAGATGTGATAGTCATCCGTTACGAAGGCCCCCGTGGAGGTCCAGGCATGAGGGAAATGCTTAATCCTACCTCTGCAATATCTGGAATGGGAATCAAATCTGTGGCCCTCATAACCGATGGAAGATTCTCCGGAGGAACCAGAGGTCCGTGTATCGGCCATGTTTCACCAGAAGCCATGGGTAATGGGCCGATTGCCGTGGTTAGAGATGGTGATCTAATAAGGATTAACATACCCCAGAGAAAACTGGAACTGGTGGTTGCAGAAGATGAAATTGAACAAAGGCTCCAGACTGTTAAACACCCTGAAAAGCAGTTGAAGGGATGGTTAGCACGTTACAGTAAAATGGCCAGTTCTGCTGATGAAGGTGCCGTTTTAAAATAGGTGGTTTAATGGCTAAAAAACAGAGAAAAAATGAAAAGGCTAATCAGACACCTAAATCCAAGGAAAAATCCACTAGTATGGGAAGGGAGATAGCAAGTTATGTTATAATCATACTGGTGGGAATTATACTGGCCCAGCACCTGAACGTGGTGGTTTCAGGGAGTATGGAACCCGTTTTCTACCGGGGAGACGTGGTGGTCATTGAAAAAACCAACTTCCTGGGCATACAGGAAATAAACCCCTCTGATCTGAAAGTGGGAGATATTATCATATATAATGCCACCTGGTTCCCTGAACCGGTTATTCATCGCATAATCAGCATCCAAACAGGATCTGACGGGCAAACATATTACGTTACCAAGGGGGATAATAATCCCAAAGCGGACCCTAGCCTGGTTTCAACAAGCCAGGTCCAGGCCAAAGTGGTGAGCATAGGTAGCCAGCCCCTGGTAATCCCTAAAATAGGTTACATAACTCTATGGATCCGTGGACTTTAATCCACTGATTCTATTTATTTTTAATGCACTAAAATTAATCCAATAAAATTATCATAATCTAACCCATCACAAAAAAACATCATGTTTACAGGTGAATTCATGTACAGAAAACTGGAACAAACAGCTATTAAATCCGTTCAAAAAGCAATTCAAGATCTCGGATGGGAAGAAACCGCTGAAATCAAATTCGAAGTGCCTCCAAACCCAGATATGGGTGATCTGGCCACATCAGTGGCTTTTCAATTAGCATCATCACTGAAAAAATCCCCAGTGGAAATCTCAGCAACAATGGTAGAAAACATTGAATTAACTTCCCCTTTTAAAAGTGTGGAGTCCAAGGGACCCTACATTAACTTTTTCTTTGACCCCGAAATATTTTCCAGAATGGTTTTAGAATCAATAAAGGATGATTATGGGTCATTAGAGAGTATAAATGAGAAGATAATCCTGGAACACACCTCTGCCAATCCCAACGGCCCGTTACACATTGGACACATCAGAAACGCCATTATAGGCGATTCACTGGCCCGTGTTCTCTTAGCAGCTGGTTTCAAGGTGGAAACCCAGTACTATGTTAATGATATGGGACGACAGATTGCCATGATCGTGTGGGGACTCCAAAACCTGGACTATCAGATGGACCCTGATGAAAAAGGAGATGTGGAGATAGGTAAACTTTACTTCCAGGTTAATCAGGAGTTAAAGGCAAATCCAGAAATTAAAACCCAGATAGACTTGATCTTAAAAACATATGAAGAAGAAAACCCCCCTGAACTGGAATCTATGTTTAAGGAGGTGGTTAGCACGTGTTTGGAAGGGGTAGAAAATACTTCAGAGCGTATGAACATAACCCACGACTCTTTCGTCTGGGAAAGCCAGTTTGTCAGGGATGGTTCCCTGGATAAGATACTGAAAAACCTGGAAGAGTACACTAAACAAAATGATGTTCTCTATCTTGATTTAAATGATTACGGAATTGAAAAAGAGCTTATTTTAACCCGTTCCGATGGAACCTCCCTTTACACCACCAGGGACTTGGCATATCACCTGCAGAAATCTGAAAACTCTGATCAGGTGGTGGATGTTCTGGGTTCAGATCATAAACTGGCCATTGACCAGCTGAAAATTGCCCTGGGACTACTGGGCGGTGCCAGTCCTGATGTTATTTTCTATGAGTTCATCACTCTGCCAGAGGGATCCATGTCCACCCGGAGGGGAGTGTTCATCAGTGTGGATCAGCTGATAGATGAAGCCACAACGAGGGCCAGGGTAGAATTAGATGAAAGAAGACCGGAACTAAATGAAGATGAGAAAAGGGAAATTGCTAAAGTCATTGGTGTGGGAGCTATACGCTACTACATCGCACGATTATCCCCTGAAAAACACATTGTATTCAAATGGGATGAAGCATTGAGTTTTGAGAGAGGATGTGCATCTATCCAGTATGCACATGCACGAGCATGTAAACTACTGGAAAAAGCAGAGGAATTCACCCCATCTAAGGTAGATATGGGTGCTTTGAACTTCCAGGATATGGATACACTTGAAGTTGACCTCTTAAAAACCCTTGCCAGATTCAGCAGTATAATTGCCGACTCAGCTCATGATCTAAGGGTTCACCCTGTGGCCCAGTACGCCCTTGAAGTGGCCGGTGCCTTCAACAAGTTCTATAAATCCGTTCCCGTTATTGGATCTGAAAAAGAACTGTTACGACTACTTATGGTAGATAAATCCAGGATAACCATTAGAAACTGCCTTGATCTTCTTGGAATAGAAGCCCCAATATCAATGTAGCCCCGAGGAAGAGAAAATAATAAAATAATAATTACTATTAATGTGCTTTAAATGGTTATTTAAACCTTTATTAAGGTTGTTGAACAGAAGGGAGCAAATCTCTTAATATGATATAACTGATGATACAAATACTGAAAAAACAACCTATTACAAAAAAACTCATTTCAAGGGATGTATTTAATGCCTACTAATACTGAACAAAAAATATTAGACGCCGCTTTAGAAGTTTTCTCCGAAAAAGGATATAGTGGAGCTAGAACTCGTATAATAGCCGAAAAATCTGGTTTCACTGAAATGACATTATTCAGAAAGTTCGAAACTAAAGAAAATCTTTTTAATCGGGTTTTAACTGAGAATAAAGAAAGAATTATGGAAGATTTCGATTCTCTGCTGGTTATAGATGAGGAGTTAACAGATCCTAAAGATCAATACCGAAGGTTAGTAATGAACCTTGCAGAACTGGTTGAAAGGAATTTTGAATATGTGAATATAATAGTTTATGAAAGACAGAGGATTTCCAATTCAATTACTGAAACATTCATCGTGCATCTGAGA encodes:
- a CDS encoding TetR/AcrR family transcriptional regulator, which produces MPTNTEQKILDAALEVFSEKGYSGARTRIIAEKSGFTEMTLFRKFETKENLFNRVLTENKERIMEDFDSLLVIDEELTDPKDQYRRLVMNLAELVERNFEYVNIIVYERQRISNSITETFIVHLRNYLKKVFPNHKTDPNVLSFMILSFLYFIILNKKTETQFFDLDQAIEEFINYNSKCLEL
- a CDS encoding signal peptidase I translates to MAKKQRKNEKANQTPKSKEKSTSMGREIASYVIIILVGIILAQHLNVVVSGSMEPVFYRGDVVVIEKTNFLGIQEINPSDLKVGDIIIYNATWFPEPVIHRIISIQTGSDGQTYYVTKGDNNPKADPSLVSTSQVQAKVVSIGSQPLVIPKIGYITLWIRGL
- the argS gene encoding arginine--tRNA ligase, with protein sequence MYRKLEQTAIKSVQKAIQDLGWEETAEIKFEVPPNPDMGDLATSVAFQLASSLKKSPVEISATMVENIELTSPFKSVESKGPYINFFFDPEIFSRMVLESIKDDYGSLESINEKIILEHTSANPNGPLHIGHIRNAIIGDSLARVLLAAGFKVETQYYVNDMGRQIAMIVWGLQNLDYQMDPDEKGDVEIGKLYFQVNQELKANPEIKTQIDLILKTYEEENPPELESMFKEVVSTCLEGVENTSERMNITHDSFVWESQFVRDGSLDKILKNLEEYTKQNDVLYLDLNDYGIEKELILTRSDGTSLYTTRDLAYHLQKSENSDQVVDVLGSDHKLAIDQLKIALGLLGGASPDVIFYEFITLPEGSMSTRRGVFISVDQLIDEATTRARVELDERRPELNEDEKREIAKVIGVGAIRYYIARLSPEKHIVFKWDEALSFERGCASIQYAHARACKLLEKAEEFTPSKVDMGALNFQDMDTLEVDLLKTLARFSSIIADSAHDLRVHPVAQYALEVAGAFNKFYKSVPVIGSEKELLRLLMVDKSRITIRNCLDLLGIEAPISM
- the ilvD gene encoding dihydroxy-acid dehydratase; the protein is MRSDNIKKGMQRAPHRSLLRACGVTDAEMGKPFIGVANSFTDIVPGHIHLKQIADAVKMGISQAGGVPFEFSTMAICDGIAMNHEGMRYSLASREIVADTVESMAQAHSLDALVLIPTCDKIVPGMLMAAARLDIPSIVVTGGPMLPGEYKGEAVDLINVFEAVGKVSAGKMSEEELDELERCACPGAGSCAGLFTANSMACLTEAMGMSLPYCATTHAVDSRKIQLARESGEKIMELVEKNITPSMIMTQDAFNNAVVVDLALGGSSNTALHLPAIAHELRDKGVEVNLELFDSYSRKIPHLAAISPSGKHTMLDLHKAGGIPAVLKVLGDKIVQGALTCTGESMGNNISAAEVLDSTVIHPMDSPVHQEGGIAVLKGSLAPNGSVVKQAAVNPDMLTHEGPAKVFNSEEEATKAIFQGKIQEQDVIVIRYEGPRGGPGMREMLNPTSAISGMGIKSVALITDGRFSGGTRGPCIGHVSPEAMGNGPIAVVRDGDLIRINIPQRKLELVVAEDEIEQRLQTVKHPEKQLKGWLARYSKMASSADEGAVLK